A window of Pecten maximus chromosome 12, xPecMax1.1, whole genome shotgun sequence genomic DNA:
AATAACAGTAATGTCCCAATACCAGAATGCATTATTAATGAACAGTAATATGATATGTGACCTATGAATATGTTTTTGATCGATAAATTACAGAAAATGTATGTATCGTTTAGTAGCGGTGATGGTAATAGATATTTCGACTGTTTCCTATCTcaaatgatatttcaatatttcatattcCCGATCTACACAGATTGGTGTCgtgaaatgttaatatttttatagGCAATGAGACAATAAACGTACTTAAATGTACCCATGTTAATGTTATATCAGCATTAGCATTATAATTCTCCTGACGTGGTATCAATACTGTATAAGTTAAACATTTGACAATCTCAGCGTGGTAGTTAtgtaatataaagttatatcTGCCCTACACTTTAATTGTATTGACCATTATCCTTACAATCCATATAGTTAAATGTTAACTGCCGTTCATTTCAagtttttatttagttttatgGGATACATTAAGTGTAATTAATTGAAATGATCCACATTCCCCGGTATCATAGATAAATGGTATGTTTTGGGAATATACTAAATCAATTTCGAAGATAAGAAACCTTTGAGAGTGACCTCACCCACTCGCTCTCGATTGATCAATACGACTCAGCAGGTACGGCCAGTTCCATTGTGTaaatacaaaaccaaaaccataCATTATGAAGAACTCCTAACAGTACACATAAAACAATCACTGTACGCCTTAACACAGTGATAATTAGGTGGATATAACTCTATGTCTATATcgtgttatgtttgtgttaattgTTTCATTTCGTacataaatcaatatcatactTTAACTAATTATCAAACGCCGACTAGAATACTATATTTCTTACCTCTACCATAGAATAAAATCATTAGACGTATTTTATTGTGTATGGCTAACTGTATTGCACTTCTGATAGAAAGTTCAACTGAAACGTGTAATGTATTGTTACCATCCAGTCAGTTTCTGCTGCTTTCGATGAGTTTGGGTATTTGCTGAAATAAATCTTTAGCTGTGAATATTTTATGACTTCTAGCCTTTGTCATTAATTAGGAACCTATGCATCTTCTTCCCTCTACATGACCTGGCAGTTTACTTGACATGGAACGATGGGGCACTATGTGTTTTCAATATCAAATGCGGGTTTTCGTGTGCGAGGTTTGCTTGCAATGGGTTTTAATTACCGTCATTCCACAATAAATACTTTGCACGGAGAAAAATAAATCTAGTCTCATTTTAAGAAAAAGTTAAGTTCAAGACAACCGATATTAAAAACGTTAAACTGAAATCTGACTAAtccttttgaatttaaattaacTTCATATATAGACAACGATATAACAACAGCAGGCTTTATTATTCCATTATGTCAGCCTTTCAATACCTGACAGCTTGGATAACAAATAAACATCGTGAAACTAAAAAGGGCATATTgcttaaaaaaatgtttaatgcaAGTTGcaaaatgtatgtttaacatcaaaacaaaataaaatggaacAAATGGTTGAGAATTGCGAGTAAACATGGTAAACAGGTTACGTGAATGTAAAAAGACACTTTGAGGTTAATCTGACAGGAGATCCATTATCCCTGTTTACTTATATTATAATGCTAAAGAATTGtatacaacaacaaaacaacaacaacaaaagaaatATGATGACTTAATATGATAGGAATTATcgtatataatttgtaattatcaaatgatatttatgttttaGAGAATCATACATTactaaaaatgatatttatttgaagAGCGAAATAGGATGGAGATTTTCGAACAACTGATTGTTTGGCAACCGAATAATTACTTATCTTAGAATTGTAAATCAGTACTTCTGTCTGTGCTTTAGACACATGCTACAGAAATCGAGGGATTATCAATTGTGTTGCAGTTACAACATCTTACAAATAGCAAAAATGGATCagaaaatataatttacatgaaAAACGGACTATTTCAATGAAAACTTCGTTTATTATTCTCTAAAACATTATTAATTTCAATTActctttttttctattttattcTCCTCTGTTTAAAAGGTGATCGATTGTGTCACACCAGGAACCTGCAGATAAACTAGTTGTATTTTCCGAAGTTTATAAATTCATccctttttattattatgttttcTCGTCATTACttatttaaaaagatatacCGTATATGCATCAATATACTCTTAATATTCTGATTCAATTCTtcatacatgttttattaaaatgcaatcaaaataaaacatagaaaaccgaaaatcactatatattatatgggaaatcacaaaaaatcaaatcaaaatacaaataaaataaattatgagTTCAACATCCACTTACTACCCCTGGGCCGAATGTTATTCATAATATCGCTCTTATTAAAGGATTTTTAGTATTATCATTTTTTCCAACAACTAGATTAAATATTTTCTGTGATCATGTtgcatgaaaataaaaatcgtTTAATCTGTTTGCGATTTCTTAAAAACATGCTagattatatactatataagtaGAATGTGTCTCAACAAACAATGGCAAAACGAATAATGCGAAAATGATAGCGCAGTGCTGTGGTGTGTCTGTTATTTCGTCTAGTAAATGTTATTTGAAGCTAACAATGCCTTGTTAAACTATCTCCAACCTATCATACTCACACTGTAGCTTTGTTTTATAGTTGTCAAATACCGAAACATCATTAACAGTGTAAATCTCGTAGTAATTAGAGGTAAAATTTATAGCTCAGCGCTGCCAAAAACCAATTAATTAGAGAGGAGTGTTACAATAAAACTGTTATTGCGCTCTGATTGCTATGAACAGAGTGTTAGAACTTCATCCTCCAGGTAATATCAGCCTTGAATTGAATTACAAACCAGGTCATGGGTTTACGTTTGTGATTTCTAAAAGTTTTTAATTAGAATTGAATGCAACGATGTAAAGAGGGAGCCCTGTGAATTTATATCTCCTGTCGAGTGTTTAATCTAATATTTTGTTAACAAAGATGTCGAAGTTTaataaaatttacttttttcttttttatagaATTAGGAAACTGATTATTCGCCTTCTGTGATTGATAAATATCTGGCTGTATAACGGGATCAAATTATTTCTCAGTCAGAACACTTCTACATCATTACCGACCAAAGTCTATTGTATTACACGTTTCAAACGTTCATTCTGATTTTTGTTGTGAGGAGATTATCCTAATGATAACCTAGATTTCATTATCAcgatttgttaaaaaaaatttaaactgaTCACATTTTTTCGGTATAAATTTATTAAGGAAACGGAATGCTATACTTGTTCATTTAAGCGTAAAACATGCACTTCGTGGAGTTAACTGACAGTCTTTTGTACACGGATACCTGTTTGATCAATTGTTTTAGTGCATTTTCTGTCTTTATGTTAAACCTCAATCAGCGTCTTATAACTCGATGTGTGACAGTCGGACAGATGTTTTAAAATGTGCAgacatttaataaaaaaaatcctcgACGAAAATACCTAGACCGATATCACTTGGGAATGGTTAACACCATGAGAATGTAATATTAATTGCtgaataaacataattatatgttattGAATGGATGTGTGATGTTATTTACTTTTTAGTGATGAATATTGCTGTGTTATTCTGTTATCATTTGGACATTCTAATGCACCTGAGAATAATTAGTATTTTGGTCAATACTTTATAATTGTCTTTTCCAAATCAATACACTGATAGTGCCATATGCGCCATAACACGCAAGATCAGAATCTTTTAATGTATCTATACTAACGAAACATCAATTGACACGTTGGCAATGAAATTAATGTTGACTACATCTTACCACCAAATCTGTCCCGTCGTAGGTCAAGCCATCCTGGTAAtgtgtatgacgtcattgtgGGAAACACGGGGTGGGGTCGGTGTATAGGTACCGTCAGAGGCACGTGGAATCCATGGTAACCGTTTGAAACAGACGCAAATAATTCTGGTGTAAGTTTAGGAACTTGAATGAAAGGTTTTTCATCCTCATCTGTGGATGGTTTCACAGATATACAATGTTTGTCCGGAGTCACATTTTCGCGCCTCGTACGACTATCACACGGCCCATTGTCCTCaccacctgacagaaagtccGAATCAGAGTTCGAATCATTGTCTAATATTCTGCTGATTCCAAATGAAAGACTGGGTCGTACTTTTGTTGTTCCTGAACTATAAACATGTTGTTTTCCGcaactttgttgttgttgttgttttggttGTTGTTCCTTGTGGTGTGTAATCAAAATTGGTGATTGCGATCTATCGTCCGATTCATCCATATGCTCGTTGTCGTCTTTCTCTTTAGATGGAATTGAAGACGACAGCGTATCCCCTCTATCTTGACACTTGTTCTTGTTGTCCATTCTATTTCCATGGGCTACTGCTGATAAGGGGAACCGTGATGTTCTATCGATTTTAAACGAGTGAGAGGATATCGACACTTTGGCAAACAGTGTACATTCGGATAAGCTGCCGACCGTAAATACTAATACAGCCGGCGAACCATCACTGCTCGGCAGGTGCGGTTCTCCTTCCCCTGCGGTGATGACTCGCAGTGACCAGTATAAGCGATATATCTTCACATGAGCCAAGTGCTTGCTTTCTTGACAAATGGAGGAGGGTCTTATATTAAATAGTTCCCCGCCCCGACGCCATTCGTTTTTTTCCCTGTTTACTCGGTAATTTGACGCgcgtacacacaaaccacaaaTGATTTCGCTAGACATGTCAAAGGCACTTTTGGGGTGAATTGCAATATTTTGATGTCGCTGTTTCCTCTATGAGGTTGTCAATCCAATTCCGGTTCTCTCGAAATGACGTGATAGATTTACTCTGGCTAGGTTTGAGTAAAGTTAATTAATGAATCTGTGTTAACAAATTTGTGGTCTTTATCAATTTGTTCCtataaatttacatataaaaaaaatcaacaaaactgaatttgaattttgctttatgtatgatttatatatactagTAATGGGTTATGTAACTTGTTTTTGCTATTAATCAGACATCAATCTACTTATATTTATGTCAACAAATACTTCTTGGaatgtcaaaattaaaaaaaaaatcattatatagctttctttaaattttgtaaaaattgtaGTTTTCATGTCCGGTTCCCATAATCTACAATCTTCGACATGTACACAAATCTAGCTGTTTTCATTTCCCTCCAAAGCTGTTAAGTAACGttcaaatgataaatatatacaacgtGTATAGCGCCATTGTAAAATAGATGACAAGGACATCGTATTGTTCAAACAGGATTTTACAACCATTTACGTTCACGTATTGACTGAGTGATATATTTAAAAGGCTTTATAAAATGACCCTCAAATGGACAACATATGAATTAGAGATCTTCCTAGTTGAACTAACATTGCCCCATGTTCGTGTTCAAAACACACGTCCCCAGTTGACATGCCTATATCATTTTCCTTTCACAATATAATTACAAACTGTCAA
This region includes:
- the LOC117339996 gene encoding T-cell leukemia homeobox protein 3-like, with the translated sequence MDNKNKCQDRGDTLSSSIPSKEKDDNEHMDESDDRSQSPILITHHKEQQPKQQQQQSCGKQHVYSSGTTKVRPSLSFGISRILDNDSNSDSDFLSGGEDNGPCDSRTRRENVTPDKHCISVKPSTDEDEKPFIQVPKLTPELFASVSNGYHGFHVPLTVPIHRPHPVFPTMTSYTLPGWLDLRRDRFGVTRRIGHPYQNRTPPKRKKPRTSFTRLQIMELEKRFHRQKYLASAERSALAKALKMTDAQVKTWFQNRRTKWRRQTAEEREAERQAANRLMISLQAEANKTIYDIRDPLCMSNSSLHALQNLQPWVDDSSRSDR